The Myxococcales bacterium DNA window ATAGGCATCGTCCGGTTCGAAAGTCTTGGAACAGCGGCGATTGGGGGTGAAAGAAAAGCTGGCGTTGCTGCTGTACCACATCTGAGCGCCCTGATTCATCATGGCCAGGTGCCGCTTTTTCATGGTGTCGCCATAAAAAGCGGCGCGCATGTAACCTTCCTCGGTATCGGCGATCGCCTGGGAGCCCGGAGTGCCGTTGTAGCGCAGGGGCACCTTATAAAGCATCATCGTGCCCGGATCGTCGTTGGCGAAGGCGTTCATGTTCGGACCGGTTCCAGGGTTGATCGAAGGGGTAATCGCAGAGGCGACCCGGTACATGCCCGTCATGTCGGTACTGGAAGAAGGCACCACGTACGGATCGGTCGACGACCCGTCTGAATTGATGTCGTTGCGGAAGATGATGCGATACGCCCATTTGTAGGAACTGCCGCTCGGCGTCGGGTCGGGCAGAATCCAATCGTAGACTTGCGGCGAGGTGTTGTGGTAACCGCCGCTGGAATTGTCGGCGAGGATGCCGATCGGCGGCATCAAAACCGATTTGGCGTTCGGCCGCATGCTGCGGTCGGCGTCGGGCCATTTGTTGGTGGCCGAATTGATGCTGATGCCGCCCAGGGTCTGGTTTTTGGCGGTTTCGTAATAATTGGGCGCCCGCCAACGAACCTGGCCGCGGAAATCGGGCAAGCCCCGCATGAACAACCGGCCGGGATTGGTGAGGTCCGTGACATAGCCGGTCGCGCCGGAATAGGCGACGTTGCTGACATAGACGTCGCCTTCGAAACGATCCCTGGCCAGGGTGCTGTCGACCGGATCCGCGATGCCGGTGCCGTCCATCAACACCGTCTGGCAATTCCACCAGGTCGTGCTGTCGCCCGAACAGGATTCGCCCCAGCGAGCCGTTTTACGCGCGGACGGTTCGTTGTTCATGGCGTAGTAGGCAAAATCCCAGACCGACCGCGGTTTGGCCCGGATGCGGAACACTTTGGAAAACAAGGCGCTGCCGCCGGTGCCCGGATTGTAGGCGGTGACGCGGGCGGTAATGGCGATCGGCCGGGACACACCGCGATCCCACCAGCCCTCGAAATCCAGCGGATCGATATAGGCATCGACTTTGTACTGGGAGTTGGAGGCGATGTAGTCGTTGCTCGTGCCCATGATCAGGGCCGAGGCGCTGCTGAGAATTTGTTTGGGAGAAAGCGTGTTGGCGGCGTTGGGGTTGGTATAGACGGCGGTTGGCGGAGTCGGATCGTACCCCAGGCCGTAGGTGCTGGAACTCGCGACCGTGAACAAACCGCCGTCCAGATAATGCAGGTGCAACAGGATGCGGTCCATACTTTGTTCGGCGATCGCAAACAGGTATTGGTCTTCCGCCAGGTTGGTGGTCAGGTACTGCTCGCTGACGCTGCTGAACATCGACAAGACGCCCAGACCCGTCACCATGAGCAGAATCATCATCGCCGCGACGACCGCGTAACCCTTGTTCGCTCCGGCTTTACGGTAGTTGACCATGATCATCCTCTAAAATCCCGCGATATACTGAAAGCGATAAATCGTGTGAAGGCCGAAATTGTCGTTCCATTGCACCCGCACCCGGATGATCTTGAAATCCTCGCCGCGCGTGCCGGAACTGCAGTATTCACCGGTGGTGAAAGTGTTGAGCGACGTGCCGGAAGCAATGCCGGCGGATTCGTCGTAGCCCTTGCCGGTTGTCGGCGAGGTTTTAAACAGGTACGGAGCACAATCGCCGCCGCCGCTGAACAGCGTATCGTAGCCGTTCCGCAGGATCGTCGTGGTGATGTAATAGGTTTCAATGCCGTTATCGCTGAGAATCGCTTCCGTGGCGCCCGAAGGAAACAGCTTGGTATTGGCGATGCCGATGCCGGTGGTATCCGCGGTGGACAAGCCGCTGTTGCCGGCGTAGATCGGCCAACTGCGGATCTGCTCCAGCTTGCGGGTCGCCAGATAGTTGGCGTAGCCGAATTTCCCGCCGGAAGTATTGGCCTTGACGTTGAACGCCAACATCGGAACCGTCGCCAGGATACCGATCACCAGAATGCTGATGGCGACGATGACCTCGATTAATGAATATCCCGTCTGACTGCCGAACCCGGCTCGCCGTGCATTGGTTCGTTTCATTTTATCCGCCGATCCTCACATGGCCGCCCGGCGAGGCTTGCGCCGGCGGTTCGCCCCATCGTTTTACCGAAGTCCGGGACCTTAGTACCAGGATTGGGTCTGTCGCGACCACTTCCACAAGCGTATCCGTCCCGTCGGGCCTTCCCAGTCCACCGCCCGCTGGCGGTCGTCGCGTTTGCCGGTGCAGGCTGGGCAAACGTCTTCATAGGGCGCCAAATAAACCACGCCCTGGTAATTGGCCCCGCCATCGCGGCGGAAATACACGTACATCCGGGAGCAACTCTCGCTGGGATTGATATCGACTCCGCAAGCGGCATTGCGCCCGGGACTTTTATGCCCCGGAACGTTTTGCATGGTCGGGTAGTATCCGAAGACGATATTTTCTTCCAGTTTGTAGGTTTTACCCGAGGTGAAGCCGTTCGTCGGATTCTCGTCGTTATCCTTGGCGACCATGTAGGTATCGCCGCTGGAGCCGCCCGGATAGAAATAAACCAACGCCGGCGCGTCGTCGTGGATCGCCTGCGCCCGCGCCTGGCGAATCTGCCCGGCCAGATCGCGCGCGGACGAGTTGACTCGGATCACCATGCGGTAATGCAAAATGGAAAGAAAGGCGACAGCCGCCATGATGCCGATAATGGCGATCACGATGACCAGCTCGATTAACGTAAAACCTCTGCGTCCCTTGGTTTTGGCTGGGGTTTTCATCATTTTTCCCCCTTTTGATTGGGATCATTAAGCAATAATTATGCCTTATCCGGTGGTGGAATCTCGAATGTATTCTACAAATTTCCCAAGCGTTTGCAAGAAACTTCCGCCACCGGCCTTCCGTTAGGTGTGAAAACTTTTCACTATCTTGAAAAAAGTTTGCCGGCCGGTCTTTTCATTCCGCGGAGGCGCGGGAAACCGCTTCTAATTGATAGTCTTTGATTTTATACAGCAAGGCGCGGAGCGACAGATCCAGCATCTTGGCCGCCTTCGTCTTGTTTCCGTGGGCGCGCTGGAGGGCTTCCTCGATCAGGCGACGTTCGACTTCACGGATGTTTTGCTTGACCGACAAATTGCCGCTGTCGATCGGCAGGCGCTCGCTTTGTTCCCGCCGAACCCGCTCGGGCAAGTCGGCCGATTCGATCGCCCGCCCGCCCGCCAGCACCACCGCGCGTTCCATGGCGTTTTCCAGCTCGCGGACATTTCCCGGCCAGGAATAACCCTCGATCGTTCGCGCCGCTTCCGGCGACAATTCACAACTCGGCAAGGTGTGCTGTTTGGCGATTTTCTGGATGAAATGCCGCGTCAGCAGCGGCAGATCAGCCGGGCGTTCCCGCAGCGGCGGCACGCGCAGATGAAAGACGTTGAGGCGATAATAGAGATCCTCGCGAAAGCGACCTTCGGCCACCAGACGATCGAGATCGGCGGCCGTGGCGGCGACTACCCTTAGATCGACGGCGATTTCCTGGTTGGAACCGACGGGGCGCAGTTTTTCCTCCTGCAGCACCCGCAGCAATTTGACTTGCAGCAACAGCGGCAATTCGCCGACCTCATCCAGAAAAAGCGTGCCGCCGCCGGCGGCGGTGATCAAGCCGACCTTGCTGCCGACCGCATCGGTGAAGGCGCCCTTGGCATGGCCGAACAGCTCGCTTTCCAGCAAATGCTCGGGGATCGCGCCGCAGTTGATCGCGATGAACGGTCCGGCGCTCCGCGGGCTGTGGCGGTGGATCATCCGGGCGATCAATTCCTTGCCCGTTCCCGATTCGCCGGTAATCAGAACGGTCGTTTTGAAAGCGGCGATCTTGCGGACCAGGCCCAGCAGTTCCCGCATGCGCGGATCGTCGGTCAGGATTTCCCGATCCGCCGCCGCGAGCGCGTCCTGTCGCAACTGCCGGTTTTCGGCCCGCAGCATCTCCCGTTCGACCGCCCGGTCCAGGACCACCTGGATTTCATCTCGCTTAAAAGGCTTGCTGATGTAATCGAACGCGCCCAGGCGCATCGCCTCGACCGCTTCGTCGACCGTGCCGTAGGCGCTCATCATGATGATGGGTTTGTCGAAACCGCTCTGGATGGCCCGCCGCAGAAAATCCATGCCGTCGATTTCGGGCATGCGCAGATCGCACAGGATGAAATCGGGCGTCAGGCTGGCCAGCGCGTCGAGGGCGACCTTGCCGTTTTCGGCCGTGCTGACGCGAAAACCCCGTTTCTTCAGCAAAACGCTCAGGGTATAGCGCAGCCCTTCCTCATCGTCGACCACCAGCACGTGCTTCAAATCACTCATGCTCGCCGTCAGTCTCCACCGCGGGATAAATCAGGGTGACCCGCGTGCCCACGCCCGGCCGGCTTTCCACCCGGATGATGCCCCCCAGCGCCGAAACCAGGCGATGGCACACCGCCAGGCCCAATCCCGTCCCCTTGCCGGGCGGTTTGGTCGTAAAGAACGGCTGAAAAATCTGGCCGAGCACTTCCGGCGCCATTCCGGGACCGTCGTCGGTAATGGAAAAATGAACCGTCGGCGCGCCCGGACCCGGCCCGATGCCGTCGGAAAAAACAATACCCCGCGCCTGGAGGTCGGTAAAGGGGACTGCCTCTTCCGGCGGCGCTCCGGGCAGCCGGGCTTCCATCAATTCCGACTTGTCGAACGCCCGCCGTTCGGCGTCGATCCGGATCGCGCCTTGACCGTTCATCGCGTCGGCGGCGTTCAATAAAATATTGAGCAGGGTTTGTTTGAACTGCTGCGAGTTCAGTTCGACCGTCGGCGGCGCGGCGGCGGGTTCGATCGTCACCCGGACCTTGTCCAGGCCGCGCTGGCCGCGCATCAGTTCGACCGCTTCGCCGGCGGCCCGCAGCAGATCAACCTGATCGGGTTTCTCGTCGCGCAAGCGGGAAAAATCGAGCAGCTCCTTCATGATTTTATCGATGCGGGAGATTTCGGTTTCCAACCGGCGGATGATTTCCGACGATTCGCGGCCGCTTTCAGCATCGTGCAGAATTTCCAGATACCCGTAAATCGCGCCGAGCGGATTGCCGACTTCGTGCGCGACTCCAGCGGCCATGCGGCCGACGTACGCCAGGCGATCGGAATGCAACAATTGATCGTGCGCCTGTTGCAGCTCGAGATTCGTCTTGGCCAGCTTTTCCAGTTGCCGCCGATTGACGGCGTCGCGGTCTTGCAGGGTGGTCGCCAGCTTGTGCAACGCGCGGCTCAATCGGCCGATTTCGTCCTCGCCGCGGTGGCGCAGGGACACGCGGTAATCGCCCGCCACCATGCGTTCGGTCGCCGCCGACATCGCCTCGACCGGCCGGACCAGCGCCCACCAGAGAAACAGCGAGCCGAACAGCACGATCACCAGGGCGTCCATCAGGGCGTAGAGCATGAGAATGCGGCGGGTGCCGGCGAGCGCCGCGTAGAGGTCGTCGAGCGGCAGGCTGAACCGGACGCCGCCCAGAATCTTGCCGCGTTGATAGAGCGGCCCGTAAAAAAGCATTTCGGGCTTGTCGGTCTCGGCGCCGATCGTGCGGTGCAGCAATTTCCGTTCCTGAATGGCGCGCGCCAATTCCGGTTCGGACAGCACGAAGCCGAGCAACGCCGAACGGCTGTGGCCGATGACGTTTTGTTTTTCGTCGACGATGACCAGGCTGGACAATTCGAGGTTGTAGGCCATTTCCTGCACGAACATCGTCAGCGGCGGCAAGGTGGTCCGGCCGGCGCTATGTTCCCGGACATCTTCCCACAAATCGAAATGCGCCTGCATCGCCAGCAGGATCGACCGGCCCTGTGCGCGCTTCTGCTGAATCAGGTGATGTTCGAGCAGCCGAATGACGACGAAACCGAACAGGACGACCATCAAAGTGGTCAAGAGCGCCATCAGCAGGACGATCCGCGCGCGCAACCCGGTGATCGGGCCCAGGCTCATCGACCGCAATAGGCGCTGTTTAATACCCAAGATACCACCGCACCAACGGCGGGCCGACCCAGACGTAAAGCACCGCGCCCAACGACAGGAACGGCCCGAACGGAAATTCGAACCGGCGGTCCTTGCCGCCGAAACCGATCGCCAGGATGCCGACGATCGTGCCGACGACGCTGGCGACCAGCAGGGTGAACACGACGCCGGTCCAACCGACGAACGCCCCGATCATCGCCAGCAGCTTCGGATCGCCCATCCCCATCCCTTCGCGCTTGAAGATGGCGTAATAGCCCAGCGCGACCGCCAGCAGCAGCCCGCCGCCGAGCAAAATGCCGATGCCGCCGTCGATCAACCCGTTGCGCCAGTCCCGCGACAGCCAGAACATATTCAACAACAGGCCGAGCGGAATGCCGGGCAGACTGATGACGTTGGGGATGATCTTGTGATCCAGATCGATCATCGTCACGACCAGCAACGCCGCGAAAAACAGATACCAGACCAGCCCGACCTTCAGGCCGTACCGGTACAGCGAAGCCGCCAGAAACACCCCATTGGCCAGTTCGATCAGCGGATAGCGGATCGCGATCGGCTCGCCGCAGGCGCGGCATTTTCCGCCCAACAACAGGTAGGACAGCACCGGGATATTGTCGTACCAATGGATCGGCGTCTCGCACTTCGGGCAATGGCTGCCCGGAAACGCCAGCGATTCGCCCCGTGGTAGCCGCCAGATGACGACGTTCAGAAACGAACCGATCGTCAGACCGAACAACAGCCCCACCACCGCCATGAACAATGTCGGACTCACTCACCCTCCTCCGGTCACCCAGCCTCACGCCCCGCGGCTACGGCCCGCCGGGCTCCGCCGTCTTCAATCTAAGGATGATATATTCGCCCGTCGACGCGGCGCCGGGAAGCCGGTCGACCACCTCGAACGATTTCGTCCAATCGTCCCGGGAAATCGCCGCGTAGAAGGCCAACACCCGCTGATGATCCGCCAGCACGAAAATCCGGCGGTCGCGCAGATAACCAACCAGTTCACCCCGGCCCACCGCGCGCGCGGCTTCCGGATTGACGACCCCGTCCAGGTTGACCACCGGCAGACCGCTGAACGCCGAGACCATCCCGCTGTTGAACGCCCCGACCCGGCTGTCCGGGATTTCGCCGGCCAGGCGGCGCAGTTCCGGCGCGGCTTGCAGGTAATTGCGCTGCCAGGGATAAAAGCCGCCGCGCCACAATTGCGCCGTCACCCGGACAAAACCGGCGACGATCGCCAGACAGATCGCGAGCAGGACGATCCGCGCCGCGACTCGCCGCGCCAAAGCCGCATCCAGGTAACCGATCGCCAAGGCGCCGGCGAGGCCGATCCATAAGTACACGGGAAGGAAATACCACATTTTCTGGTGGTAGAAATAAAACAAATAGAACGCCCAGACGATGCCGCCCCAGGCCAGCAAGACCCACGCGGGCCGATTGGCGGCCGTCCAAAAAGGCAGGCCCGTCGCCAACCGCGTCACGAACACCCCGCCGGCCAGCAAGGCGCACAACGCCAGCGCCACGGCCGGGTTCGGTTGCGCCGCGAGGCGCAAGAAAAAATCGATCAGGCCTTTAAACGCCTGCCCCGAAAACTCCTGCCAAAAGGTTTCGTTGCCCGACGCCAGAATCAAACCCTTGGCCTGCAATAGCGCCCGCGCCGAATCCTGCACCACCGTGCCGAATCGCCATTCATTAAAAACGATCCACGGCGACACGACCGCCAAGGCCGCGCCCGCGGCGAGCCGGCCCGCGCGCCGGCGCGCCGATCGGCCGGCGGCGCCAGACCGCAAGGTCAGGCCGAAATCCAGGGCCAGCGGCACCGCGAAAAGGATCGCGTCGGTCCGCGCCAACAACGCCAGGCCAAGCAAAATCCCAATCGTCAGCCAGCGGCGGCGAGCGGGCGCCGTTTCGTCCCGCGCCGCCAGGTAGCGATCGAACGTCGCCAGAACCAGCAGCAGCATCAGCGGCGCTTCCACACCCATCAGTTCGGTGAAAAAAACGTACGGCGACAAGGCCCAGAAGCCCGCGGCGAACGTTCCGGCGACCGGCCCGGCCAACCGGCGGACCACCCGCCCGCCCAGCCAAATATTGCCCGCGCCGATGAAGGCCGACAGGATCAACAGCAGCCGCGCGCCGCCCGGCGAGCCGCCGCCGAAGAGCACCGCCGGCAGGCTGATCAGCATCCAGAGCGGGTGAAAACCGTTGGTGGCGGTGACGCCGTCGAAGGTGAGGCCATGACCGGTCAGCAGGTTTTCGGCGATGCGCAGGTAGTAGAACGCGTCATCCGCCAGGCAAACCCGCGCCAACCGGTCGAGCGGGCGCGTGGCGATCCACAGGCGGATGACCAGGCCGAGGCCGACCAAACCCCAGTCGATAAATTCCCGGCGAAGGCCCGGTTTTTGCGTTTCGTTGCGGCCCGCGTCCATCTCACGCTCGTGGTTGCCACCGATCGGTGTCGCATCCTATCATCCGGATCAAATCGATGTCTATCAACGATTCCCCAAATCGGCTCGGGCGACTGCTGCCCCTGCTATTACTGGCGGCGGTTTTCGCCGCTTACGCTCCCGCCATACCCGGGCCTTACGTCTGGGACGATCTTTCGTTGATCGCGCAAAATCCGACCCTCGACGACGACGGCAATCTGGCGCGGTATTTTTTCGAGGATCTCGGCCATTTCAACCAGCAACCGCGTGAAATGGGTTTCTATCGCCCGTTGCAGGCGCTGACCTTTCATCTGGAGGTGAAAATTTTCGGCCGGAACGCCGCGGCGCAACGAATCGACAATCTCCTTTTGCACGTGATCGCCGTTCTGGCGCTCTTCGGGCTGGCGCGCCGGCTGCTGCGGTCCGACGGTTGGGGTTTCTTCGCCGCCTTGCTTTACGCCTGGCACCCGCTCTGCACCGAGCAGGTCTGCTTGATCGCCAACCGCGGCGGCATGTTGACCGGCGCGTTTTCCCTGACGGCGCTTTATTGCCTGGCCCGCGCGGCCGAAAACCGGGTTGGCGCCGCCTGGCATTGGTATGTCCTGGCCGGAGCGTCGCAACTGGCCGCCTTGCTCGCCAAGCCCGAAGCGCTGGTTCTCGTCGCCCCCGCCCTCGCCTGGCTTTGGCTGCAACCGGAAAGGCCGCCGCGCTCCCGCGGGTTCGTTACGGGCATCCTGACCGGCGGGCTGGCCGCGCTTTTCGCGATCTGGCATTGGTTGGTGCTGGGCATATCCCACGCGCACAAAGCGGTGGCGGTTCCGTTGCCGACCCGGCTGCTGGCGGTTCCGTTTCTGACCTTGCACGCCCTGCAATTGAGCCTGCTGCCGGTTTCGTTGCGCGCGATCC harbors:
- a CDS encoding prepilin-type N-terminal cleavage/methylation domain-containing protein, whose protein sequence is MKRTNARRAGFGSQTGYSLIEVIVAISILVIGILATVPMLAFNVKANTSGGKFGYANYLATRKLEQIRSWPIYAGNSGLSTADTTGIGIANTKLFPSGATEAILSDNGIETYYITTTILRNGYDTLFSGGGDCAPYLFKTSPTTGKGYDESAGIASGTSLNTFTTGEYCSSGTRGEDFKIIRVRVQWNDNFGLHTIYRFQYIAGF
- a CDS encoding prepilin-type N-terminal cleavage/methylation domain-containing protein, with the translated sequence MMKTPAKTKGRRGFTLIELVIVIAIIGIMAAVAFLSILHYRMVIRVNSSARDLAGQIRQARAQAIHDDAPALVYFYPGGSSGDTYMVAKDNDENPTNGFTSGKTYKLEENIVFGYYPTMQNVPGHKSPGRNAACGVDINPSESCSRMYVYFRRDGGANYQGVVYLAPYEDVCPACTGKRDDRQRAVDWEGPTGRIRLWKWSRQTQSWY
- a CDS encoding sigma-54-dependent Fis family transcriptional regulator, whose amino-acid sequence is MSDLKHVLVVDDEEGLRYTLSVLLKKRGFRVSTAENGKVALDALASLTPDFILCDLRMPEIDGMDFLRRAIQSGFDKPIIMMSAYGTVDEAVEAMRLGAFDYISKPFKRDEIQVVLDRAVEREMLRAENRQLRQDALAAADREILTDDPRMRELLGLVRKIAAFKTTVLITGESGTGKELIARMIHRHSPRSAGPFIAINCGAIPEHLLESELFGHAKGAFTDAVGSKVGLITAAGGGTLFLDEVGELPLLLQVKLLRVLQEEKLRPVGSNQEIAVDLRVVAATAADLDRLVAEGRFREDLYYRLNVFHLRVPPLRERPADLPLLTRHFIQKIAKQHTLPSCELSPEAARTIEGYSWPGNVRELENAMERAVVLAGGRAIESADLPERVRREQSERLPIDSGNLSVKQNIREVERRLIEEALQRAHGNKTKAAKMLDLSLRALLYKIKDYQLEAVSRASAE
- a CDS encoding HAMP domain-containing protein translates to MGIKQRLLRSMSLGPITGLRARIVLLMALLTTLMVVLFGFVVIRLLEHHLIQQKRAQGRSILLAMQAHFDLWEDVREHSAGRTTLPPLTMFVQEMAYNLELSSLVIVDEKQNVIGHSRSALLGFVLSEPELARAIQERKLLHRTIGAETDKPEMLFYGPLYQRGKILGGVRFSLPLDDLYAALAGTRRILMLYALMDALVIVLFGSLFLWWALVRPVEAMSAATERMVAGDYRVSLRHRGEDEIGRLSRALHKLATTLQDRDAVNRRQLEKLAKTNLELQQAHDQLLHSDRLAYVGRMAAGVAHEVGNPLGAIYGYLEILHDAESGRESSEIIRRLETEISRIDKIMKELLDFSRLRDEKPDQVDLLRAAGEAVELMRGQRGLDKVRVTIEPAAAPPTVELNSQQFKQTLLNILLNAADAMNGQGAIRIDAERRAFDKSELMEARLPGAPPEEAVPFTDLQARGIVFSDGIGPGPGAPTVHFSITDDGPGMAPEVLGQIFQPFFTTKPPGKGTGLGLAVCHRLVSALGGIIRVESRPGVGTRVTLIYPAVETDGEHE
- a CDS encoding prepilin peptidase, yielding MAVVGLLFGLTIGSFLNVVIWRLPRGESLAFPGSHCPKCETPIHWYDNIPVLSYLLLGGKCRACGEPIAIRYPLIELANGVFLAASLYRYGLKVGLVWYLFFAALLVVTMIDLDHKIIPNVISLPGIPLGLLLNMFWLSRDWRNGLIDGGIGILLGGGLLLAVALGYYAIFKREGMGMGDPKLLAMIGAFVGWTGVVFTLLVASVVGTIVGILAIGFGGKDRRFEFPFGPFLSLGAVLYVWVGPPLVRWYLGY